The following proteins are encoded in a genomic region of Sulfurimonas sp. HSL3-7:
- a CDS encoding FAD:protein FMN transferase: MRHAPLFLSLIFVLLLNASELLERTQVMMGTFATISLPQEKTKELQKSFEILRAVEASLSSYDANADIYKLNHDRVATLSSYSYEALLFSQRYYEKSNGYFDITVGSVTKGLYRFGEDERLADSGALKNARIGFQGLHFDTEQARLDEGTVIDLGGMGKGFGVDKAAAYLREQNVTRGTIALSGDIRCLDICKMGIQDPFGEGTLAEFTTKHPGTAVSTSGNYRRYVESRAHNHLIDPKKKRSQQEFASITLISLGKNSDIDAYATAASVMPVEEAIRFLKTLDVAYLLVTASGERHRSDNLERYVSHFTYLKQQ; the protein is encoded by the coding sequence ATGAGACACGCGCCTCTTTTCCTCTCCCTTATCTTTGTATTGTTACTGAACGCTTCCGAGCTGCTCGAGCGCACGCAGGTGATGATGGGCACCTTCGCGACAATATCGTTGCCGCAAGAGAAGACAAAAGAGCTGCAAAAAAGTTTTGAGATCTTGCGCGCTGTTGAAGCGTCGCTTTCGAGTTACGATGCCAACGCCGACATTTACAAGCTCAACCATGACCGTGTCGCCACTCTCTCCTCTTACAGTTATGAAGCGCTTCTTTTCTCGCAACGGTACTATGAAAAAAGCAACGGCTATTTCGACATTACGGTCGGCTCCGTCACCAAGGGGCTCTACCGTTTCGGGGAGGATGAACGCCTTGCCGATAGCGGTGCATTGAAAAATGCCAGGATCGGTTTTCAGGGGCTGCATTTCGATACCGAGCAGGCGCGGCTCGACGAAGGCACGGTCATCGACCTCGGCGGTATGGGGAAGGGTTTTGGGGTTGATAAGGCGGCGGCCTATCTGAGAGAGCAGAACGTTACCCGCGGTACGATCGCATTGAGCGGCGATATTCGCTGTCTGGACATCTGCAAAATGGGCATCCAAGACCCTTTCGGCGAGGGGACGCTTGCCGAATTCACGACGAAACATCCCGGCACGGCTGTCTCCACCAGCGGCAACTACCGTCGGTATGTGGAAAGCAGAGCGCACAACCATCTGATCGATCCCAAAAAGAAGCGGTCACAGCAGGAATTTGCCTCGATCACCTTGATCTCTCTGGGCAAGAACAGCGACATTGACGCCTATGCGACAGCCGCCTCGGTGATGCCTGTCGAAGAGGCCATCCGGTTTTTAAAGACGCTTGATGTCGCCTATCTCCTCGTCACCGCCAGCGGCGAACGGCACAGAAGCGATAACCTCGAACGGTATGTCAGTCACTTCACCTATTTGAAACAGCAGTAA
- a CDS encoding APC family permease, with amino-acid sequence MAKKIGFIEAFSIGVGGMVGGGIFAVLGLTIVLAKGAAPLAFVLAGLIALVTVYSYVKLSLRYPSEGGTIEFIVQAFGNGLFSSMVNTLMLMSYVVMLALYAYAFGSYGSALILGKDVAWLHDALAAGVIVLFTVINLLGAVMTGKTEDLMVFVKLAILLLFAAAGYLSIDWGHMAPVDWMPLPSVAAGGLIIFLAYEGFELIANTAQDIEEREKNLPRAYYAAVLFVIVLYVLIAAVAVGNLGFEEAKNAKDYALAEAARPFFGQAGFVLIGVAALLSTASAINATLYGGGRTGYLIAKLGELPEAFEMKVRHGYEGMIFLGLFGILFTVVFDLDNISVAGSLGFLIVFMLVNLANFLLHKETGGNRLISGSGTLLCLGAAVVLIGYNVLHDPTALISSFILILATALFTFVYVRFNKKLSLFMDKRLERDEGKGRTRQ; translated from the coding sequence ATGGCGAAAAAGATCGGTTTTATCGAAGCGTTCAGCATCGGGGTCGGCGGCATGGTCGGCGGCGGCATCTTTGCGGTGCTGGGGCTGACGATCGTACTCGCAAAAGGCGCCGCACCCCTCGCTTTCGTTCTGGCCGGGCTTATCGCCCTGGTCACGGTCTACTCGTACGTCAAACTCTCTTTGCGCTACCCCAGCGAGGGCGGGACCATCGAGTTTATCGTACAAGCCTTCGGCAACGGGCTCTTCTCTTCGATGGTCAACACCCTGATGCTGATGAGTTATGTCGTTATGCTGGCGCTTTACGCTTACGCTTTCGGCAGCTACGGTTCGGCGCTGATACTGGGCAAAGACGTTGCCTGGCTTCACGATGCGCTTGCCGCCGGGGTGATCGTTCTCTTTACGGTGATCAACCTGCTCGGCGCCGTGATGACGGGCAAGACGGAAGACCTGATGGTCTTCGTCAAACTGGCAATCCTGCTTCTCTTCGCTGCGGCGGGCTATCTGAGCATAGACTGGGGGCATATGGCGCCGGTAGACTGGATGCCGCTCCCCTCTGTTGCGGCCGGCGGGCTGATCATCTTTCTCGCCTATGAGGGGTTTGAGCTGATCGCCAATACGGCACAGGATATCGAAGAGCGGGAGAAGAACCTGCCGCGTGCCTACTATGCCGCCGTGCTCTTTGTGATCGTCTTGTATGTCCTGATTGCCGCAGTTGCCGTTGGCAACCTTGGGTTTGAAGAGGCCAAAAATGCCAAGGATTACGCGCTGGCCGAAGCGGCTAGACCGTTCTTCGGCCAGGCCGGGTTCGTGCTGATCGGCGTCGCCGCGCTGCTTTCGACAGCATCGGCGATCAATGCGACCCTCTACGGCGGCGGCCGTACCGGCTACCTGATCGCCAAACTGGGGGAATTGCCGGAAGCCTTCGAGATGAAGGTCCGCCACGGGTACGAGGGGATGATCTTCCTCGGACTCTTCGGCATACTTTTTACCGTTGTGTTCGACCTGGACAACATCTCGGTAGCCGGAAGCCTAGGCTTCCTGATCGTTTTCATGCTGGTCAACCTGGCCAACTTCCTGCTCCATAAAGAGACGGGTGGCAACCGATTGATCTCGGGCTCGGGGACCCTGTTGTGCCTCGGTGCGGCAGTCGTTCTCATCGGCTACAACGTCCTGCACGATCCGACAGCATTGATCAGCAGCTTCATCCTCATATTGGCGACGGCGCTCTTTACCTTTGTCTATGTCCGCTTCAACAAAAAACTGTCGCTCTTTATGGACAAACGTCTTGAGCGCGATGAGGGTAAAGGCCGTACCAGACAATAG
- a CDS encoding antibiotic biosynthesis monooxygenase translates to MVYLLIRHKVEDYDTWKSMYDEHAAARKAAGSQGARLLRNTNDGNEVVAIISWPDFQHAQAFSNSPDLHAVMQKAGVIGVPDLLYLEEVEETPA, encoded by the coding sequence ATGGTTTATCTGCTTATACGCCATAAAGTAGAAGATTATGATACATGGAAATCCATGTATGACGAGCATGCGGCTGCCCGTAAAGCCGCCGGGTCTCAGGGAGCACGGCTGCTGCGTAATACGAATGACGGCAACGAGGTCGTTGCCATTATAAGTTGGCCGGACTTCCAACATGCACAGGCTTTTAGCAATTCCCCGGACCTGCATGCCGTAATGCAGAAAGCAGGTGTAATAGGGGTGCCCGATCTTCTCTATCTAGAGGAAGTCGAAGAGACCCCAGCCTAA
- a CDS encoding DUF6544 family protein, with product MTNTGRIVLIVITLLALVLLWAKVSWYQYTSALFEKVYAETSGQRHYFETEEIDNLPDPVQRYFRLVLREGAPMISHAFVSQKGGFRADPEMEGWSDMEAEQYYSVRPIGFVWSASIAMLPLLSVNVCDSYIEGKGHVKGRFMSLFRIVDAHGPKELDSGGLQRYLAEAVWFPTALLPSQGVSWQAIDDHKAKATLSDGNNSVSLEFGFNDEGEIVSVYAPDRYREVSGDYIPTPWQGRYGKYIDVEGYRIPSEAEVEWQLKEQTYPYWRATIAQVKYD from the coding sequence ATGACGAATACAGGACGCATCGTATTGATCGTCATAACACTTTTGGCGCTCGTACTGTTATGGGCGAAGGTGAGCTGGTACCAGTACACCTCGGCCCTCTTTGAAAAGGTCTACGCCGAAACGTCCGGGCAGCGTCACTACTTCGAAACAGAGGAGATAGATAATCTTCCTGACCCGGTACAGCGGTATTTTCGTTTGGTACTCCGAGAGGGTGCCCCGATGATCTCCCACGCCTTTGTCTCACAAAAGGGCGGGTTCCGTGCCGATCCCGAGATGGAGGGGTGGTCCGACATGGAAGCGGAGCAGTACTACTCCGTCCGGCCCATCGGTTTTGTCTGGAGCGCTTCCATAGCGATGCTGCCGCTTCTTTCGGTCAATGTCTGCGACAGCTACATCGAAGGGAAGGGGCATGTCAAAGGGCGGTTCATGTCACTCTTTCGCATTGTTGACGCCCACGGTCCAAAAGAGCTTGACAGCGGGGGGCTTCAACGCTACCTTGCCGAGGCCGTCTGGTTCCCGACGGCGCTTCTGCCGAGTCAGGGGGTTTCGTGGCAGGCCATCGACGACCATAAGGCAAAAGCCACCCTGTCGGACGGTAATAACAGTGTCTCACTGGAGTTCGGTTTCAACGATGAAGGCGAGATCGTCTCGGTGTACGCACCGGACCGCTACCGCGAGGTCTCGGGAGACTACATACCGACGCCGTGGCAGGGACGCTACGGAAAATATATCGATGTAGAAGGCTACCGCATCCCCTCGGAAGCCGAGGTCGAATGGCAGCTTAAAGAGCAGACCTACCCCTACTGGAGAGCAACGATAGCGCAGGTAAAATACGACTGA
- a CDS encoding VIT1/CCC1 family protein produces MVSSTELKKALIQQQNEINDHALYLALAQREKEPQNREVFVKIAEEELEHYRFWEKITGQKRKASPLLIRFYLLLVTIFGTSFALKWVERREKWAEAFYCSLFDAYPEARKIYTQEQLHEQKLVGMLQDKKLLYAGAIVLGMNDALVELTGTLSGIALAFEHTQTVGITGAIMGVAASLSMAGSSYLEARENPDKTIRATVYAAYTGISYILTTAVLVLPFFLFSRIATALAVMFAGAVVAIMAYNFYIAVAKGQSFARRTSQMLLITLGVALISFAIGYGVHRYFGIEI; encoded by the coding sequence ATGGTATCATCGACAGAGTTGAAAAAGGCGCTGATCCAGCAGCAGAACGAGATCAATGACCACGCGCTTTACCTGGCGCTTGCGCAGCGGGAAAAAGAGCCGCAGAACCGTGAAGTGTTTGTTAAGATCGCCGAAGAGGAACTTGAACATTACCGTTTCTGGGAGAAGATCACGGGTCAGAAACGCAAAGCGTCACCGCTTCTGATACGCTTTTATCTGCTGCTGGTGACGATCTTCGGCACGTCGTTCGCACTCAAGTGGGTGGAGCGGCGCGAAAAATGGGCGGAGGCGTTTTACTGTTCGCTCTTCGACGCGTATCCCGAGGCACGTAAGATCTACACGCAGGAGCAGCTGCACGAGCAGAAACTCGTCGGCATGCTGCAGGACAAAAAGTTGCTCTATGCCGGGGCGATCGTACTGGGGATGAATGACGCGCTTGTCGAACTGACCGGGACGCTCAGCGGGATCGCACTGGCGTTCGAGCATACGCAGACCGTCGGGATCACGGGCGCGATCATGGGGGTCGCCGCTTCGCTCTCCATGGCGGGCTCCTCCTATCTGGAAGCGCGGGAGAATCCCGACAAGACCATCCGTGCAACGGTCTACGCGGCCTATACAGGCATCTCTTACATCCTGACGACGGCGGTGCTGGTCCTGCCTTTTTTCCTCTTCTCCCGCATTGCGACGGCGCTGGCCGTGATGTTCGCCGGTGCCGTTGTTGCCATCATGGCCTATAACTTTTATATTGCGGTGGCCAAAGGGCAGTCGTTTGCACGGCGTACATCACAGATGCTGCTGATCACGCTGGGGGTGGCGCTCATCTCGTTTGCCATCGGGTACGGCGTGCACCGTTATTTCGGTATTGAGATCTAA
- a CDS encoding cytochrome c peroxidase, which produces MNPRHSISGLLALTAVLFGLSGCETPADPEVDNATQNQKKVALGEALFHDTNLSLNRTMACATCHQTGSAMIDTRESAAVGASLGDDDFSRSDRNAPTAAYAAFTPSFHFDSGEGLYIGGQFHDGRAKDLKAQAKGPFLNPVEMMMPDESSVIERVKENSERVEQFKTIYGENIFDDDLKAYDALADSIAIFEMSDVFAPFDSKYDRFLSGEESLTPLEAEGLRLFEGKAMCSACHPATTADGSRPLFTDHTYDNLGVPVNHQLRAVNGLGEGVIDNGLGGREEINDPALNGAFKVATLRNIAVTGPYMHNGLFKDLKTVVHFYNTRDVEGAINPETGEAWEEGEVDATKNVNELGDLGLTDEEEDALVAFMKTLTDKQYEHLIPAD; this is translated from the coding sequence ACAACGCTACACAAAACCAGAAGAAGGTCGCTCTGGGCGAGGCACTTTTTCATGACACGAATCTCTCGCTTAACAGAACGATGGCCTGCGCCACCTGCCACCAGACAGGCAGTGCGATGATCGACACACGCGAATCTGCCGCAGTAGGCGCTTCGCTTGGCGATGACGACTTCTCCCGCAGCGACAGGAATGCACCGACGGCGGCCTACGCCGCTTTTACGCCGAGCTTCCACTTCGACAGCGGCGAGGGGCTCTACATCGGCGGACAGTTCCATGACGGGCGCGCGAAAGATCTCAAGGCGCAAGCGAAGGGACCTTTTTTGAACCCGGTCGAGATGATGATGCCGGACGAGAGTTCCGTGATCGAGCGCGTCAAAGAGAACAGCGAAAGAGTCGAACAGTTCAAGACGATCTACGGCGAAAACATCTTCGATGACGACCTGAAAGCCTATGATGCGCTTGCCGACAGCATTGCCATCTTCGAGATGAGCGACGTTTTCGCGCCGTTCGACTCCAAATATGACCGTTTTCTCTCAGGAGAGGAGAGCCTGACCCCTCTCGAGGCGGAGGGGCTCAGACTCTTTGAGGGCAAGGCGATGTGTTCGGCCTGCCACCCGGCAACGACAGCGGACGGCAGCCGTCCGCTCTTTACCGACCACACCTACGATAATCTGGGCGTACCGGTCAACCACCAGCTGCGCGCGGTCAACGGCCTGGGCGAAGGGGTCATCGACAACGGTCTGGGCGGACGCGAAGAGATCAACGACCCTGCCCTCAACGGTGCCTTCAAAGTGGCGACGCTGCGAAACATCGCCGTCACCGGGCCTTACATGCACAACGGTCTTTTCAAAGACCTCAAGACCGTCGTCCACTTCTACAACACCCGCGACGTTGAGGGTGCCATCAACCCCGAGACCGGGGAGGCTTGGGAAGAAGGGGAAGTCGACGCGACCAAGAACGTCAACGAACTCGGTGACCTCGGCTTGACTGACGAAGAGGAAGATGCCCTCGTCGCTTTTATGAAGACGTTGACCGACAAGCAGTACGAACACCTCATACCTGCTGACTAG
- a CDS encoding DUF4242 domain-containing protein: MNKYIIHRDIPGVGSFSPDEYRAAAQKSNEVIAAMQAEHKAIQWVHSYATADVMFCIYIVDDEALIYEHSERSGFPANIVRKVTHVVDPVTAEGE, translated from the coding sequence ATGAACAAGTATATAATTCATCGGGATATTCCGGGTGTCGGGTCGTTCAGTCCCGACGAGTATCGTGCGGCAGCGCAAAAATCCAACGAGGTGATAGCGGCGATGCAGGCAGAGCATAAAGCGATTCAGTGGGTCCATTCGTATGCTACGGCAGACGTCATGTTCTGTATCTATATCGTTGATGATGAGGCACTGATCTATGAACACAGCGAACGCAGCGGGTTCCCGGCAAACATTGTGCGCAAGGTCACGCATGTCGTCGATCCGGTAACAGCCGAAGGGGAATGA
- the hemH gene encoding ferrochelatase gives MGEVKEAIILLNMGGPNNLHEVEMFLKNMFNDPNILTMKSSLLRKFIGGMITLTRTESSQEIYRQLGGKSPIVGHTKNLVASLQEKLADENVTVDFVMRYTPPFAPEVIERLKEQQVEKIYLIPLYPQYSTTTTKSSLEDFEEAFHNSGMDAVLVEVKHYYENDLYNEAVIERIKEKMGDGVYTDFDIIFSAHGLPQKIVDAGDPYQRHVERHVELLKKKLQEHKMDFHQVHLAYQSKVGPMKWLEPSLEDALQRVRNRGVIIYPIAFTIDNSETDFELEIEYREIAEEMGFKAYRVCRCVNDSPKFVEALIEIYSKMKS, from the coding sequence ATTGGCGAAGTGAAAGAAGCGATTATCCTACTGAACATGGGCGGGCCGAATAACCTCCATGAGGTCGAGATGTTTTTGAAGAACATGTTTAACGACCCCAACATTCTGACGATGAAAAGCAGCCTGCTTCGCAAGTTCATCGGCGGTATGATCACGCTGACGAGAACAGAGTCTTCGCAGGAGATCTACCGCCAGCTTGGCGGCAAGTCACCGATCGTCGGGCATACTAAAAACCTTGTCGCATCCCTGCAGGAGAAGCTCGCCGACGAGAACGTGACCGTCGATTTTGTGATGCGCTATACGCCGCCGTTCGCACCCGAGGTCATAGAACGTCTCAAGGAGCAGCAGGTCGAAAAGATCTATCTGATCCCCCTCTATCCGCAATACTCGACAACGACGACAAAGTCTTCACTGGAGGATTTTGAAGAGGCGTTCCATAACAGCGGGATGGATGCTGTTCTGGTCGAAGTCAAACACTATTATGAGAACGACCTCTATAACGAAGCGGTGATCGAACGGATCAAAGAGAAGATGGGTGACGGGGTCTATACCGATTTTGATATTATCTTCTCCGCCCACGGTCTGCCGCAGAAGATCGTCGATGCCGGAGACCCGTACCAGCGTCATGTCGAACGTCATGTCGAACTGCTCAAGAAAAAACTTCAGGAGCACAAGATGGACTTTCACCAGGTCCATCTGGCCTACCAGTCCAAAGTCGGGCCGATGAAGTGGCTTGAACCCTCGCTCGAAGACGCTCTGCAGCGTGTGCGAAACCGCGGGGTCATCATCTATCCTATCGCCTTTACGATCGACAACTCGGAGACGGATTTTGAACTTGAGATCGAGTACAGAGAGATCGCCGAAGAGATGGGTTTCAAGGCGTACCGCGTCTGCCGCTGCGTCAATGACAGCCCGAAGTTTGTCGAAGCCCTGATCGAGATCTATTCGAAGATGAAAAGTTAA
- a CDS encoding YbhB/YbcL family Raf kinase inhibitor-like protein gives MKFFITLIAFGSLAFGGNFTLESDTLKGQLTKAEEFGGFGCSGKNISPELHWTNAPKGTKSFAITVYDPDAPTGSGWWHWQVVNIPADAKGIAANASAEHKLPKGAVETMTDYGFSGFGGACPPKGHGPHMYIFTVYALDTDKLDLNDKSDSAVVGYNINAHTIQKATVVSYYQRD, from the coding sequence ATGAAGTTTTTCATCACACTGATCGCCTTTGGTTCGCTTGCCTTCGGCGGCAACTTTACCCTCGAGAGCGACACCCTGAAGGGGCAGCTGACAAAAGCCGAAGAGTTCGGCGGGTTCGGCTGCAGCGGGAAGAACATCTCCCCTGAACTGCACTGGACAAACGCGCCCAAGGGGACGAAAAGTTTCGCGATCACCGTCTATGACCCCGATGCGCCGACCGGCAGCGGCTGGTGGCACTGGCAGGTCGTGAACATCCCTGCCGATGCGAAAGGCATCGCCGCCAACGCGTCGGCGGAGCATAAACTGCCCAAGGGGGCGGTCGAGACGATGACCGACTACGGTTTCAGCGGCTTCGGCGGCGCCTGCCCGCCTAAAGGGCACGGTCCGCATATGTATATCTTTACGGTCTATGCTCTCGACACGGACAAGCTGGATCTCAATGACAAGAGCGACAGCGCAGTGGTCGGATACAACATCAACGCCCACACCATCCAGAAGGCGACGGTCGTCTCGTATTATCAAAGAGACTGA
- a CDS encoding HAD family hydrolase, with translation MTVVIFDMDGTLIDSQYDITVSINHVRETNHGLAPLTCDFVVEAINRDKRNLAQLFYGTELYEDRDRILFEAHYHKQCTESARLYDGVHELIVELNERGVKMGVATNAPSRFANRMLEHVGVAGYFERIVGADMVALPKPDPEMLHITLEHCQYKSSADRAFMVGDNSKDMEAAFRAGVTSVFATWGFSPQGHGDHILSTPQELLDIIV, from the coding sequence ATGACCGTAGTAATTTTTGATATGGACGGCACCCTCATCGACTCCCAGTACGACATCACTGTCTCAATCAACCATGTCCGCGAGACAAACCATGGACTGGCACCCTTGACCTGCGACTTTGTCGTTGAGGCGATCAACCGCGATAAGCGTAACCTGGCCCAGCTCTTCTACGGGACCGAACTCTACGAAGACCGCGACCGCATCTTGTTCGAGGCCCACTACCACAAGCAGTGTACGGAGTCCGCACGCCTCTATGACGGGGTTCATGAGCTGATCGTCGAGCTGAACGAACGCGGTGTGAAGATGGGTGTTGCGACCAATGCGCCCAGCCGCTTCGCCAACCGTATGCTGGAGCATGTCGGCGTGGCGGGTTATTTTGAACGTATCGTCGGGGCCGACATGGTGGCGCTGCCGAAGCCTGATCCGGAGATGCTGCATATCACCCTGGAACACTGTCAATATAAGAGCAGTGCGGACAGGGCCTTTATGGTCGGGGACAACTCCAAAGACATGGAAGCGGCTTTCCGTGCGGGGGTGACCTCTGTCTTCGCGACCTGGGGTTTCAGCCCGCAGGGCCACGGCGACCATATTCTCAGCACGCCCCAAGAGCTGCTCGACATCATCGTATGA
- a CDS encoding class I SAM-dependent methyltransferase: protein MQWLNKKAFDAEKYREMVRSHQESNDPTGWFDHIYRSAEGDHSAVFWADLAPNPCLVEWLKVNPDIGLGKKAIAVGCGVGDDAEIMTKYGYKVTAFDIAPSAIELCKNRYPESKVDYLVADLFDYPSAWSEAFDLVYECNTIQVLPGKYRIQARDAMISLLAKQGDLLVSCRSRLAGEQENDIPLPLDRYEIDGFVRSGLSEKNFLAYDDDQEPPVPHFWAWYRKA from the coding sequence TTGCAGTGGTTAAACAAAAAAGCCTTTGATGCCGAGAAATACAGGGAAATGGTCCGTTCCCACCAGGAGAGCAATGATCCGACCGGGTGGTTTGACCACATCTACCGCAGTGCAGAAGGCGACCACAGTGCCGTCTTCTGGGCGGATCTTGCTCCAAACCCGTGCTTGGTCGAGTGGCTGAAAGTCAACCCAGACATTGGTCTGGGTAAAAAGGCGATCGCTGTCGGCTGCGGCGTCGGTGATGATGCGGAGATCATGACGAAGTACGGCTATAAAGTGACCGCTTTTGATATTGCGCCGAGCGCGATCGAACTGTGCAAAAACCGTTATCCGGAGAGTAAAGTCGATTACCTTGTCGCTGATCTTTTTGATTACCCGTCTGCGTGGTCTGAAGCCTTTGACCTTGTCTACGAGTGCAACACCATACAGGTTCTTCCGGGAAAATACCGAATACAGGCGCGCGACGCGATGATTAGTCTGTTGGCAAAGCAGGGCGACCTGCTCGTCTCCTGCCGTTCACGTCTGGCGGGGGAGCAGGAGAACGACATCCCGCTGCCGCTGGACCGCTACGAGATCGACGGCTTTGTCCGCAGCGGCCTGAGCGAGAAGAACTTCCTTGCCTACGACGATGACCAGGAGCCGCCGGTGCCGCACTTTTGGGCCTGGTACCGAAAAGCGTAG
- a CDS encoding FMN-binding protein, which produces MRYILFPLLLIASLQAKLLVSPFDALHAVYGKEVKIEKKNVLLTVEKAERIYKQAQMKKGSKIFRTYTVTREGKPLAYAILISRVVRTKDAAVLYMISPEGVIDAVEVIAFNEPPEYTPTKAYVDQFKGKSSKDTLRVGKDIPTVTGATMGARNVTDGARLALAVFELLFKEQ; this is translated from the coding sequence ATGCGCTATATTCTGTTCCCCCTGCTTCTTATCGCTTCACTGCAGGCCAAACTCCTTGTCTCGCCTTTTGACGCCCTTCACGCCGTCTACGGCAAAGAGGTCAAGATCGAGAAGAAAAATGTCCTTTTGACAGTCGAGAAAGCAGAACGTATCTACAAACAGGCCCAGATGAAGAAGGGTTCCAAGATCTTTCGTACCTATACGGTCACCAGAGAGGGCAAGCCCCTTGCCTATGCGATCCTGATCTCGCGTGTCGTGCGAACCAAAGATGCTGCGGTCCTCTATATGATCTCGCCCGAAGGTGTTATCGACGCCGTCGAAGTGATCGCCTTTAACGAGCCGCCGGAGTACACCCCGACCAAGGCCTATGTCGACCAGTTCAAAGGCAAATCGTCCAAAGACACCCTCCGTGTCGGCAAGGATATCCCGACCGTGACCGGCGCGACCATGGGGGCACGCAACGTCACCGACGGTGCCCGCCTTGCCCTCGCGGTCTTCGAGCTTCTCTTTAAAGAGCAGTAG
- a CDS encoding flavin reductase family protein has protein sequence MMKKMQIAKAFTLMESGPVVFITTADGEKSNIMTISWTMVMDFTPIFAITTGPWNYSYTALQETGECVIAIPTVEMIDQVVGVGTCSGADTDKFEKFGLTPVKGERVGAPLIKECLANIECKVVDIIEKHNIVVLEGIAAYFDNSKKEKRTLHAVGDGTFIIDGDKLDRKKMMRSKLPEGV, from the coding sequence ATGATGAAAAAGATGCAGATCGCCAAAGCATTTACGCTGATGGAATCAGGGCCTGTTGTCTTCATTACGACAGCCGACGGAGAGAAGAGCAATATCATGACCATCTCCTGGACCATGGTCATGGACTTTACGCCGATATTTGCCATAACCACGGGTCCCTGGAACTACTCCTATACCGCACTTCAGGAAACCGGGGAATGCGTCATTGCCATTCCCACTGTCGAAATGATCGACCAGGTCGTCGGCGTGGGAACATGTTCCGGCGCCGACACGGACAAATTTGAAAAGTTCGGGCTGACTCCCGTAAAGGGGGAACGGGTCGGAGCTCCTTTAATCAAGGAGTGCCTGGCAAATATTGAGTGCAAGGTTGTCGATATCATCGAAAAGCACAATATTGTTGTACTCGAAGGCATCGCTGCCTACTTCGACAATTCAAAAAAAGAGAAGCGGACGCTTCATGCAGTCGGTGACGGTACTTTCATAATAGACGGTGACAAGCTGGATCGAAAGAAGATGATGCGCTCGAAACTGCCGGAGGGTGTCTGA
- a CDS encoding YeeE/YedE thiosulfate transporter family protein: MRRSPVLRCSKTPLMLDGLVVGGLLFGVAMAIMGKCPGTGPISIAEGRIDVFVGAIGGLVFTLYYEQFTVVMGESLGKMNLASLVEGDATVAVLIFGIALVIVSILIPKLELLDDADLKQLEK; the protein is encoded by the coding sequence TTGAGAAGATCGCCGGTTTTGCGATGCTCAAAGACACCATTGATGCTCGACGGGCTTGTCGTGGGCGGGCTTCTCTTCGGTGTGGCCATGGCGATCATGGGAAAATGCCCGGGTACCGGTCCGATCTCTATCGCGGAAGGGCGTATCGACGTGTTTGTGGGCGCGATCGGCGGACTGGTCTTCACCCTCTATTACGAGCAGTTCACAGTCGTTATGGGCGAGAGCCTTGGCAAGATGAACCTTGCCAGCCTGGTGGAAGGCGACGCGACCGTCGCCGTGCTCATCTTCGGGATTGCCCTGGTGATTGTCAGTATCCTTATTCCGAAACTGGAACTGTTGGATGACGCCGACCTGAAGCAGCTGGAGAAGTAG